The window AGGGTTCAATACAAAAAACAGATCAGTACAGTCACTTCGTCTTCACTGTATGACGATACATAGCTAAAATAACTACATCAGCTACATGCTGTCACCTCTTttttgttaaccctcgtgctgccttcgggtcacatgacccaaaggttcataacgaaccatcgttgtgtttacccaattttacccaatacaaaaacaaattaaaataattttcttttaacctttgcaatgtggggggtctgagacagcccaacggttaaaagaaaatgcttcactttgtctttgtatgcggtaaatctgtcgcaatacgacggtgggtcacaatgactgatgggtcagaatgacccgaagataacacaagggttaacagttaGCACTTCTTTTTTCTCAGACCTATAGTGACCCCAACAGAAGACTAGAGCTGTGCTTTCGACCACGGGACCCTTTCTGTCACTGCCTTTGCGGCAACCGCTTTACCGCCACCAGCTTCCTTCTGAAAGTGCGGAAACGGGTTCGCAAAGGGAAACCCGACGATGTTCGAATCAACATGGAGCTACAGGGTGTCATAGGAACCACATACAAATTTCAAGGTTCAGTTTTCTCTAACCCTTATGTCTTTCCACCAGCCAAGGCTGTTGTTTTCAATGCATGTTGTTGCAGGCCAATGTTATTCTGATGTTACAGTTACAACATGTGTTTTGTTGCAGGCCAGTGTCTTTCTGAACATCTATAACAGGTATATCCGTTGCAGGTATGGCAGACTTCCAGTATCTGGCTGTGCATTCAGATCGAGGCAAACAGACATCCTTGTACAACACAATACTTCTACGTAAACCTGAGAATCAGGAGTACTTTGAGCAGGACGTGCCGCATTTCCTGCCTCCAGCCATCTTTTCTCGTGTGGACAACCCTGTGGATTACTGCTACCGGCCCGACACCCATCacaagtgagtgtgagagacctCCGTAGGAACTAGGGCCAGGGGGAGGCACCACAATCACTCTCTCAAGATGGCCAAGGTGGAAAAGTGTGCTTAAGGACTTCCAATGAGTGTCAATGTAATACGGTTTTGGTGCCTGGTACAGTAATACTGTGCTGCTCCAATAGGTGGCACCATATATGTCTAATTGAGCTGGCCGTAGCTCAGGGGATAGGAAATGTCATCCACCAATCGTGGTTCGATCCCCAACTCCTCCTGACCATGTGTCaatgtgtccttgagcaagacatTGAACCTTTTTTTTCTAAAGCAAAACAGCGGAAGAACAAGATGTGAAGTGAGTGAACCTTGGTGTTTCTTTGTTGCTCAGCAGATTAGGTTTCTCTCAGCCAGTGTTCTCCAGGGAGAATCTGATTGGTCTGAATCGTGCCCGTCGGCCTCACAACGCCATCTTTATCTCTTTTGACGATGGCGAAGTGCCCTTGGAGCCAGTGGAGGCAGCACGGGCCAACTGGGATCGGATCTGTCAGAACCCGAGCGACCGGAAGGCAGAGGAGGACTTGAAGAAGGTCAGTTTGTGTTTGACTGATGTGTCCAACTTTCTCCTTTACCCCGTGTCTAATGTGCAACCTTTTCTGGTGAATTGAGATATGGAATTTCAGTTCAAGGGGCAAGGGATGTGCCAAAAGAAACACATGTTATGTAAttgtacacacactgctgaagtTTTCCCACTCTTCTTATTTTATCTTATCCAAAACCAAACTGGCAATAGTTGTTTGAGAAACGTCCCATCTGGTCCAGGAACGCCGTCAAGGCCAACCTAGACATCCACCCTGAGAAGCTAAAGCAGCTCCTGCCTGTTTTGGCCTACTACATGGTGAGTAAACCATCCACAGGTTCAGAATCAATCAAGTTCAATGAAATGATCCGGTCATCAGAAAGGGATTCCTCACCAGGAAGTGAGCGAGTGAGCTGGAGCTGAACAAGGTTTCTCCCTGTTTGTAAGGCGAGCTGTGTTGCCTCCCAGGTCACAGGTCCCTGGAGGAGTTTGTGGGTGAGGCTGGGTTATGACCCCCGCAAGATCCCTGAAGCCAAGAAGTACCAGGTGCTGGACTTCAGGATCCGCTGCAGTAGTAAGCATGGTGAGGACTGGCAAGAGGTTGAGTCTAGCAGGTTCTGGCCTGGTTGTCCACTGGGTCAAGGGTGGAACTGCCCATCTCTTCGTCCAACTGGAGCGTACTTTGACACTGGCACAAGTGTGCCGACACAAGACTTATTCCAAGGCCAGCTGCTAGGGGCAACAACCAGCCCAAATACTGCTGACAAACCTCTAAATATCCCACCTGTATCAATATGTTGATATTAATTAGGTTTTCATGTAGGTTAAACATCTGTTTTCTTCTGTGGTTGTGTTCAGGATATTCTGTGAATGAAATCCCGGTGAAACCCAAGAGAAGCACTCTCAACTACACTCTTCCTAACACGTTCAACAAAGCAGGTCAGAGACTCCAGCCCTGTTTGTTTAAAGTTTAAATTTAAATGTGTTTGCCATTTGTTAGGAGTACAACTACATCAGAGATCTTAGTTCTGCTCCACTTGGCTGTTTCCTAGTGGTCTGACCACCTGTAGGACCCACACATTCTAAAATCCTCCCTTTTTTTAaactgtttttgtagtgtgaATGTTTGAATCTACCGATAAGTGATTGTGCTTTCCCACCAGTTCCCCAGCCAGTGAACGTGATGGAACTCAGTCAGAagccctcctccagcaggcTCCCTCAGTATCAGCTGCAGGTGGGTGCAGTGGGGGGGtcgaccatagatatatataaagggtagatgtctcgtccgcattgccggacaacggagtctagaacgtccgcacatggcggccatcttgttacagtcaactcgctcacccatcacattgtgttggtgctacatgtactttttaaatgaccataacttgctaaattttccaccgatttttaaacggtttggtttgttatcaacgtcagagatgtcgttatgccactgcatacttatgaataattatgttatttttttacaaatagaatagaagtatgcagtggcataacgacatctctgacgttgataacaaaccaaaccggttgaaaattgagcaagttatggtcatttaaaaagtacatgtagcaccaacacaatgttatgggtgagcgagttgactgtagcaagatggccaccatgtgcggacgttctagactccgccgtaagacatctagtctttatatatatctatggggtcgaccatgtagagacatggtcgcccgaccatgtagagacagaaatgacatgccgtcgtgtaaataagataaataacataaggccatttagtttgtttaataaaagagcaagttatagacctgttttataggaaacgtaaccttaaatgacttattttgtgatctggcgctatataaaaaaataaatatttattttgacaaataaattattattaacttgaccttccaggggggggtgccgttgggggtgcggggcggggcgcccccctaatataatggtaggggaaacactggggtGTCCTGTACTCTTAACCTCACTGTGTGAACTCACGCCAGACACAGACTGTGTAGACTTTACATATCACCAGATGCTGAGCTGCCACTGATGTCTGCCTTTTGTCCAGGAATCGTCCTACATATTCCAAGAAGGGACCCTGCCCCCCTACAGGCAAATGTTTTACCAGCTCTGTGACCTGAATGTGGAGAAGTATGAACTATGTtatgtatatacacatataGCATCTCTCTCGTGCATAAACCGCAAATTACTTTCTGACTGGCGATATTTCAAGGAAATTATGCATCGATAGATTTACGAAAAATGTCCCGAAATGTTTGTGTCGGACGTCGTTGCGCCGCCCacgatgtgtgttgtgtttgtcccTGCTCAGAATCAGGAAGgtgatgtggtgtgtttgtCCCTGCTCAGAATCAGGAAGGTGATGTGTTTGTCCCTGTTCAGAATCAGGAAGttgttgtggtgtgtttgtccctgctcagaatcagaaaggtgatgtggtgtgtttgtCCCTGCTCAGAATCAGGAAGgtgatgtggtgtgtttgtCCCTGCTCAGAATCAGGAAGgtgatgtggtgtgtttgtCCCTGCTCAGAATCAGGAAGgtgatgtggtgtgtttgtCCCTGCTCAGAATCAGGAAGGtgatgtgttgtgtttgtcCCTGCTCAGAATCAGGAAGGTGATTCAACGTAACGACGGCAAGGAAGAGACGTGCGACGAGAGGGACGGTTGGTGCGTGCCTCGCACCACCGACGACCTCAGGAACATCATGTCCTCCCTGATCAAGCAGGCTGTCCGGGACCAGAGACCGGGTGAGAGAGCCACTCTCACATcaccattacatttacatttagtcatttagcagacgctcttatccagagcgacttacagtaagtacagggacattccccccgaggcaagtagggtgaagtgccttgcccaaggacacaacgtcagttggcatgaccgggaatcgaactggcaaccttcggattactagcccgattccctcaccgctcagccacctgactcaccgctcagccacctgactcacctgactcaccgctcagccacctgactcaccactcagccacctgactcacctgactcaccgctcagccacctgactcaccgctcagccacctgactcaccgctcagccacctgactcacctgactcaccgctcagccacctgactcacctgactcaccgctcagccacctgactcccagccaAACCCAGAGCCCCACTGTCGGATCAAACTGTCTCGCATCTTTGTTCACTGAATATTATCACAACCAACAATTGGTTTTCGGTGAAAGTGGCTAGTCCTCTAGAGTCTCCCTCGGTAGCCATCacggctcctccccctgcctgtcgTCCTGGCAACAGAgcagcagacagggagacattGGACGGATTGTGCGTTTGTTGTTTTTCTATAGTATTTAATCTACATTATGGTCTTTGGTACAACCGTTGCATTGTACGTGTAATAAGTGATGTCCTAGTTATTCTTGATGTACTCATATCGTTCTGTTTCTCCAGTTGCAAAAGGCCCTCAGAGACCCAAACGCTCCGTGGCTCAACGGAGAGCAACAGAGAGCgacgatgaggaggaagaggatggagatgaggaggaggaatacCATCCGTCTGAGGGAAGTGACAACGAGATGGTGACAGAGATGCTTGATTATatgtgatgtatttttttttttacattaaactaaataaaagtaaaaaaattaataaaaaaaagtgtGAAAGCCTTTTTACTTCATGAATTATAGGTACAAAATTCAAGTAAATTGTTTATTACTGCAAGACACAGACCTGTATCCTGAACGGGTACCGTGTGAGTTCAGAGCATGTCATTCTGGCCCAACTGATTATTCCACACGCCTAAGACTGACGTGTGCGGTGGTCAGCAAAAATATTATCTCCTTTATACAAGTAGTTCACACCCATGGGATCCACCAACCAGGAAGCGACCTCTGGCGTGCCGTGCCGTGATTGGCAGATCAGGGGACACAGGGGAGGTGGGAGATAATTCTGAGGCCTAACTACATACTGTTTCATCCTGTGGTTTTCTACTTGCTTTAAAATAGATTGCCTTTTAGCAAACCTATTTTATAGGGCATTTTACATAACATTACCTTATTTATACCTTATTTGATTGTATCATAACATTTCCCCTTGATGTAAACATGCAAACCATAGTACCATGGTAAAATGGAGCCAGTTCAGAAAATTCAACCTTCACAtgagggaagggaaagagacatATGGTGACAACAGGCTGGTTGTTACGTAAAGCCTATCCAGGTTGGTCCTATAGGAGGTGGCTAATGTATATATAAGCCTGTAGAGACACCTCTTCCCTACTGGAAGTTTCTGGGTGGTCGTCATGGACACTTTTGGGATTTTGGTTACTGTCGCTCTGTTCCTTGGGACTGCCTCAGCGGCCTCGGTGAGTGGTCATCCTGATTTTCTTAAGATGGCTGATTTGATTGGAATAGAGAAACAAAGTATTTATGATCGTCAATCCTACATcttgatacacaaacacagccacagaCCAATTGTGCAGTTGTTCAATGTTTATACATagttcacacatacatacacccaccTTTTCTATCGTGACGGAGGAACAGAAAGAATCTTTGAAAATACTTTTATTCtgttattttactgttattttAAATGATCTGTTCAAGTTATAATACTTGGGTGATTTATATAAATGTATTATAAATAGTAATATGTAATAACCACCTGATAATTCACACACATTAAATGATGTGCTTTGAGTTAACAGTATTTGCTCAGCAGAGTTATTTAACTGCTTCCTGCAGTCATTACATTCATAGTAGGTATTAGTCTTTTCATTGTTAAAAAGTGAATTCAGTCAGTAAGAAAATAAGATATAATGTCTCACAGAATAAAACTAAATGGCGAAGATGTGGCAAAGTCACCATCTTTTACCCACTGGGAGTTTTGGATTCCTTTGTCAGTGAGGTGCTGGAACAGTGTGAACCAATCAGCTGTTCCCTCTCTATACAACTCCACTCTGGGTGAATAACAAGAAGGAGAGCTTGCGTAAATGGAAAGTAGCCTATAATGACCGTCTTAGAAtactccttaaccctcgtgctgccttcaggtcacatgacccaaaggttcataacgaaccaccgttgtgtttacccaattttacccaatacaaaaacaaataaaaataattttcttttaaccattgcaatgtggggggtctgagacagcccaacagttaaaagaaaatgcttcactttgtttttgtaggaggtaaatttgtcgcaatacgacggtgggtcacaatgactgatgggtcagaatgacccgaagataacacaagggttaagaaacccAGCAGTACTAGAGCCAGTGAGCTGTTCTGTAATATGGGTCTAACCACAGAGCCAGTGAGCTGTTCTGTAATATGGGTCTAACCCCCTTCATGGCCTTGCTGAGGAACCTTACTTTTAAGTTTATGAGTCAGCTGGACCGCTCTACAAATTTTATAATTGATCTGATGACAGACCCTGGCCGTAGCTCTGTCAAGTACACCTCTAAGATCTGGGAACACTGGCATGACTGCCTTTTTTTTAGCCCTTCTTGCCTTGTATATTTCTATGTAATGAATTGTTTGtatgtattattttttaccatGTGGGCATTGAGCCTGTAATaaagtttatatatatatatatataacacctCTCAAACGAAAACCCCTACTCTCTATATGATACTGTTGATTCAAAACTAAACATTCACATACTATGGGTTATGCATATCTTTAAAGTCTCACCTGACCCTTTATATACCTTTATTATTATATACGTGCAGCTGGGCGTGGTGTACACAGAGGGAGGCATGGTAAAGGGGAAGAGCCTTGACGTTGGACTGTTTCGCTGGGTGGACGAGTTCAGAGGAATCCCCTTTGCCGATCAACCTGGGAGATTTGAGAAGCCCAAACGTCACCCTGGCTGGGACGGTGGGTAGAAAGATCAGTACTACTCAATATTCAGTCATGCAGATTTAACAAGATGGCGTCTGAATGccactccctgtgtctctctgcaggcATTCTCAAGGCAACTGAGTTCATGCCCAGGTGTCTTCAGGTGAATCTGATGCAAACTGAAACCCGCGGCAGTGAGAATTGTCTCTACCTGAACATATGGGTTCCTCATGGACGTTCAGGTAATCACAGTGACATACACAGCTTTGAATTGTGGTTATGATATAATTTTTGTGTAAAACATTCATGGCTGAACTGATTGCTGTATTCATTCTATCTTGCTAGTGTCCACTGATCTGCCAGTCATGGTGTGGATCTATGGAGGTGGCTTCCTGGTTGGTGGATCCATGGGTGCTAACTTCCTGGACAACTACCTGTATGACGGAAGAGAGATTGCAGACAGGGGCAACGTTATCGTGGTGACTGTGGCCTACCGAGTGGGTACTCTCGGGTTCCTCAGCTCTGGAGACGCCAGCGGACCTGGTATGTGTTTTCAGACGGAGCTTCTTTAGCTTCGGGACATTCATTTTAGTCGTTTCTCTTTTAGAAACGTAATCCAGTACGCTGGGTAGGGTTTCCTGTGTGGAGTTTAAGCATCCTATGTGAACAACAATGTCGTTTTAACCACAGAGATGTCTGTCTACCGACAGGGAACTATGGGCTGTGGGACCAGCATGCTGCCATTTCTTGGGTGCACAGGAACATCCGTAACTTTGGAGGAGACCCCGACAACATCACCCTCTTTGGAGAATCTGCCGGTGGAGCTAGTGTCAGCTTCCAGGTATGGAGCTTCAACTGACATATCATTGTGTTGTACACCTGAGTGTTACTGATCATATTAACATTGATGAAATCCTTACATCAATTCCCAATCTGTGGTCCGCTAGCGTAATACAGGTGGGCCGCTCAACCAAAGAAAACAAtataaaaaatgaataaatatcaaAATATTTATACATACTGTTGGTAAATGATTATGAACATTCTTaccctttttttaaattaaattgaGCCTTTAGTTCATCATGACCGAAACACCAATAGTTACGGTGAGCACGTTGACGGTGGCCGAACTGACATTTCCGCCGTAACTTGCATACGCCCACTTCAATTCACTATGCACGCATCACTTCCTCATATTGCTCAAGCCGGATCGACAACTTCCGGTGGTGAGCAGTTATGTTAGTTCTCATACACAAAATGCAGTTCTGTTAAGGAGTTCAGGTTGCCTTCCCAAAATGACAATCAACGATGTACATAGGAGTCTATGTTTCTACctaagctagctggctaacaatTTTTGGCTACATTATCTGATTGTCAGCTTGCATGCTAGTCGTTAATGTTAACACATAAATAATTGGTCTGtcaccaaccttgcgattaacagacaaccctctctaccccctgagccacaggcGCCTCTAAGCCACAGCTGCCCCCACAATATGAGTGTAAGTTTAAGAGAGCAAATAGGCCTAGCTAAGGGTTAACAACCTGTTTTGGTCATTACAAGTCACGTTTCTGACTTCACCGAAAGCTACAGTATAGACCTGACCAAATGTTTTCCCTGTCCTGTGCATGTAGCCAATATAGCAGTTTGCTATTGTTCTATGGAACTACAGGAATGGTGGCAGTTACGCAGAATACATCTTTACAATGTGTGCTTACTGTGGCGCTGATAGACACTTTGTCTTCTTCGATCGCTCTAATAAATGTTGCCGTGAAAGCGATTTGTTTGGCTCCCGTGGTGTTGTTAAGCATGTGTGATAAGCGCGAATGAAGTGAACGGATGTGTTGGGCGTCCGCAAAAATATTTGAGCTATGAATGTGGGCCGCAAAGTGGAAAAGAGGGAATGGCTGCCTTACATAGAATGTTTCCTTTGCTAGATGTTGACTCCACACAACAAGGGTCTGTTCAAAAGGGTCATCAGCCAGAGTGGAGTTGCCGTCTGTCCCTGGGCCGTCAACAGGAACCCTCGTGCTCTGGCTGAGCAGGTACGTAATGGGATTTCCTTCATCCCGGTCTGCCTGAATTAtaagggccgggtttcccagattcgttaagaagctcttaacgctatgagcttcttaggagcgttctaagagcgttctagagcgttcttagaacgttcctaagaagctcttagcgttaagagcttcttaacgaatctgggaaaccctgccaagGTCTCATTATAAGGTCTGATGTTCAACTGCTTTCACATTGCTTGTCTCAGGGAGacaaggtggctgagcggttagggaatcgggctagtaatctgaaggttgccagttcgattcccggcaatgtaaaatgacgtgtccttgggcaaggcacttcaccctacttgcctcgggggaatgtccctgtacttactgtaagtcgctctggataagagcgtctgctaaatgactaaatgtaaatgtctcaccAGATTGCTACAAAGGTGAACTGCCCAACTGATGACACGATGATGGCTTGCCTGAAGATGACTGACGCTGCCACCCTCACCCTTGCAGGCTCCTTAGGCTTGAAAGGATCTGCCTCTGGTTAGTATTCATCGAGGAATAACGCGgataattttatttttttcccatCAATTTATCTTGTCAAAACACTTCCCTTTGCTTGTGTTTCCACATGACTCTGCTTAGTCTTGCAGCATCTGATGAAAGTTTAACTCTCTTCCTCCGACAGCACCCATTGTGTACAACCTGGCCCTCGCAGGAGTGATAGACGGAGACTTCCTCCCTGATGATCCAGCCAACCTGTTCCACAATGCTGCTGATATTGACTACATTGGTGGGGTCAACGACATGGATGGTCACCTCTTTGCTGGCATGGACATCGGCTCCATCAACCAGCCCCTGCAGGACACCCCCGTGTAAGTGGCACTGTGAAGATTGTTCCTGGTATCTCCTCCTTCTACTATATATTTGCAGAAAGAATGTGAACGACCGTCAACCAGCCCTTGCAGGAGACACCAGTGTGAGAGATCTGTTGGGTTTGGCCAGCCAGAATGTCAGTACAGATGAATAAAGTGGAAATGTGTTTTGGTTATTAGGTGTGATACAAAATCGGGAAATTCTCTCCTGTGCTTCCAGGGAGGATGTGAAGACGCTCCTGGGTGCCCTCACTAAGGAGAAGGGACAGGCTGCTGTGGACAGTGCTTTCAACCTGTACACCTTGAACTGGGGCAACAAGCCCAGCAGGGAGTCGATCAAGAGGGCCGTGGTGGAAATCGAGACGGACTACATCTTCGTGGTGCCTACCCAGGTGTCTCTCTACCTGCACGCATCCAATGCCAAGTGAGACCCAGACATTTTTACAGTTTACCTTATTTACTATACAGCCtttaaatgcatttgaattccCTAATATCCCAGCTCTATAAAGCCTCTAAGTGTATTTAATAAGTAATTTCATATCTCCTTTTTTTTATTTCCCCATAATGTTTCCAGAGCAAAGTGAGGCCAAGGGCTGCCCTAAAGGCTCAGTCTCTGTTAATCTAATTTACCCAGATCCTCCAGCGAGTGCATTTCAGAGGAATTGATGAGAAACTCAATTATAGCGTTTGCTGAATCAGATCTTCAGATTCTCGTCGAACCTCCCTTTCCTGCCTCTACTCCCCTGTTATTCCATCCCTCTCCATGCTgtgttccccccctctctccctgccctcctgcagGACTGCTCGCACCTACTCCTATGTGCTCTCTGAGCCCAGCCGTATGGCTGGCCTGGGAAAACCTTACCCAAGCTGGATGGGGGCAGACCACGCCGATGACCTGCAGTACGTGTTCGGCAAGCCCTTCACAACGCCTCTCGGATATTGGCCCAGATACCGCGACTTATCCAGATACATGATCGCCTACTGGACTAACTTTGCCCAGACCGGGTAAAGCCCTGCCTTCATTTGCCACTCAACAGTGCACAGTGAGATATGCAATCCGTTGCTTTTACAATTAGCACTACTAGTTTACCATTTTCAATTGCATGCAGTATTATCCCAACAGGCCACATCCTTTAGAGAAGTTgtgcaaattaaacaacatcctcacaattgtgattttttttcttaCGCTTTGACATGCCTGCTTCATGATCACTATCATTAATTATACTACTCTACCTTTCACTCTCTCAGAAACCCCAACAAGGGGGAGTCCAAGGTACCAGTGACCTGGCCAGCTTTCACCAGCACTGGGCACCAATATCTGGATATCCACTCTAAGATGGATAGACACTACGTGAAGCAGAAGTTGAGGATGCGCCATGTCCACTGGTGGTCCAGCATTTACCCCCGCCTGCCCACAGTCCAGACCTCAGAGTAGATCACAGAGTGCAGAGATCCTTAATACCAAAGTCTCCCCACAGTCCAGACCTCAGAGTAGATCACAGAGTGCAGAGGTCAACCTCAATACCAAAGTCTCCCCACAGTCCAGACCTCAGAATAGATTACAGAGTGCCGAGGTCATCCTCAATGCCCAACAGACGAAGCATCAAGATGTTTAAAAAGCGACCTACTTTGGTTGTTATATTTGTGCCGTCATCCTCTGAAGCTACATGTATTTGCCAATCCATGGCATGAAGATCAACTATGATGTAACTAACACAACATACAAAATAAATAGTTGTATTGATGTGAATGTCAATTTTTCGGACTTTTCGTAGTGTTGTTATTAAGTTGTCAGAGTGTATTTCTGGGTTTTAAATTACATGATTCTCTTCAACAGTGGTAACTTGACAAGACAAAGGAAGTATCTAACTAAAACTATTACAGTATATTTCTTTCAGTTAACTACTAtactgtaacacacatacaagtgttttatttttaaaagctgtaattatatatatataatttaaaaagtaATCTAAGGAACTCCCCTTTACATGAAAAAAAAGATGTACACTGCCGACACCGAGTAAGAAACGTCATTCTTGCATCGGAAAACCTTGCCACATTCAAACGTTTCCTTATTGGTTACCTCAAGTGCACCTTGAATGTTTGTATTGGGTCTGTGTTGTTGACCCAAACCTGCTGTGACCACATTGAAACATGCTGTTGCTTTCCCAGGCGAATCTAATAGAACAAAAATGTTCTGTGAATGAAATAAAAAGACTACCCCTTCACTGGTAGCCATGGCAGCTTAAACTGCCACTTCACGTCTGTGTAATACAACTACACACCTAC of the Osmerus eperlanus chromosome 14, fOsmEpe2.1, whole genome shotgun sequence genome contains:
- the gtf3c5 gene encoding general transcription factor 3C polypeptide 5 isoform X1, producing MANSKDFNRNFTLKEITNTSQQESKDLGEEVPGSSATFIVPSDSKLVSVEYPGIISSVDMMLETVGGEKAVSKTYSDPNRRLELCFRPRDPFCHCLCGNRFTATSFLLKVRKRVRKGKPDDVRINMELQGVIGTTYKFQGMADFQYLAVHSDRGKQTSLYNTILLRKPENQEYFEQDVPHFLPPAIFSRVDNPVDYCYRPDTHHNRLGFSQPVFSRENLIGLNRARRPHNAIFISFDDGEVPLEPVEAARANWDRICQNPSDRKAEEDLKKLFEKRPIWSRNAVKANLDIHPEKLKQLLPVLAYYMVTGPWRSLWVRLGYDPRKIPEAKKYQVLDFRIRCSSKHGYSVNEIPVKPKRSTLNYTLPNTFNKAVPQPVNVMELSQKPSSSRLPQYQLQESSYIFQEGTLPPYRQMFYQLCDLNVEKIRKVIQRNDGKEETCDERDGWCVPRTTDDLRNIMSSLIKQAVRDQRPVAKGPQRPKRSVAQRRATESDDEEEEDGDEEEEYHPSEGSDNEMVTEMLDYM
- the gtf3c5 gene encoding general transcription factor 3C polypeptide 5 isoform X2 — protein: MANSKDFNRNFTLKEITNTSQQESKDLGEEVPGSSATFIVPSDSKLVSVEYPGIISSVDMMLETVGGEKAVSKTYSDPNRRLELCFRPRDPFCHCLCGNRFTATSFLLKVRKRVRKGKPDDVRINMELQGVIGTTYKFQGMADFQYLAVHSDRGKQTSLYNTILLRKPENQEYFEQDVPHFLPPAIFSRVDNPVDYCYRPDTHHKLGFSQPVFSRENLIGLNRARRPHNAIFISFDDGEVPLEPVEAARANWDRICQNPSDRKAEEDLKKLFEKRPIWSRNAVKANLDIHPEKLKQLLPVLAYYMVTGPWRSLWVRLGYDPRKIPEAKKYQVLDFRIRCSSKHGYSVNEIPVKPKRSTLNYTLPNTFNKAVPQPVNVMELSQKPSSSRLPQYQLQESSYIFQEGTLPPYRQMFYQLCDLNVEKIRKVIQRNDGKEETCDERDGWCVPRTTDDLRNIMSSLIKQAVRDQRPVAKGPQRPKRSVAQRRATESDDEEEEDGDEEEEYHPSEGSDNEMVTEMLDYM
- the cel.2 gene encoding carboxyl ester lipase, tandem duplicate 2 isoform X1; this encodes MDTFGILVTVALFLGTASAASLGVVYTEGGMVKGKSLDVGLFRWVDEFRGIPFADQPGRFEKPKRHPGWDGILKATEFMPRCLQVNLMQTETRGSENCLYLNIWVPHGRSVSTDLPVMVWIYGGGFLVGGSMGANFLDNYLYDGREIADRGNVIVVTVAYRVGTLGFLSSGDASGPGNYGLWDQHAAISWVHRNIRNFGGDPDNITLFGESAGGASVSFQMLTPHNKGLFKRVISQSGVAVCPWAVNRNPRALAEQIATKVNCPTDDTMMACLKMTDAATLTLAGSLGLKGSASAPIVYNLALAGVIDGDFLPDDPANLFHNAADIDYIGGVNDMDGHLFAGMDIGSINQPLQDTPVEDVKTLLGALTKEKGQAAVDSAFNLYTLNWGNKPSRESIKRAVVEIETDYIFVVPTQVSLYLHASNAKTARTYSYVLSEPSRMAGLGKPYPSWMGADHADDLQYVFGKPFTTPLGYWPRYRDLSRYMIAYWTNFAQTGNPNKGESKVPVTWPAFTSTGHQYLDIHSKMDRHYVKQKLRMRHVHWWSSIYPRLPTVQTSE
- the cel.2 gene encoding carboxyl ester lipase, tandem duplicate 2 isoform X2, translating into MDTFGILVTVALFLGTASAASLGVVYTEGGMVKGKSLDVGLFRWVDEFRGIPFADQPGRFEKPKRHPGWDGILKATEFMPRCLQVNLMQTETRGSENCLYLNIWVPHGRSVSTDLPVMVWIYGGGFLVGGSMGANFLDNYLYDGREIADRGNVIVVTVAYRVGTLGFLSSGDASGPGNYGLWDQHAAISWVHRNIRNFGGDPDNITLFGESAGGASVSFQMLTPHNKGLFKRVISQSGVAVCPWAVNRNPRALAEQIATKVNCPTDDTMMACLKMTDAATLTLAGSLGLKGSASAPIVYNLALAGVIDGDFLPDDPANLFHNAADIDYIGGVNDMDGHLFAGMDIGSINQPLQDTPVEDVKTLLGALTKEKGQAAVDSAFNLYTLNWGNKPSRESIKRAVVEIETDYIFVVPTQVSLYLHASNAKTARTYSYVLSEPSRMAGLGKPYPSWMGADHADDLQYVFGKPFTTPLGYWPRYRDLSRYMIAYWTNFAQTGNPNKGESKVPVTWPAFTSTGHQYLDIHSKMDRHYVKQKLRMRHVHWWSSIYPRLPTVQTSE